In Pseudoliparis swirei isolate HS2019 ecotype Mariana Trench chromosome 9, NWPU_hadal_v1, whole genome shotgun sequence, a genomic segment contains:
- the spata2 gene encoding LOW QUALITY PROTEIN: spermatogenesis-associated protein 2 (The sequence of the model RefSeq protein was modified relative to this genomic sequence to represent the inferred CDS: inserted 1 base in 1 codon), giving the protein MDAKLKEDLFRRYVTLLERRLEGGGGDPTPGGDRWRPRDSEALLSTATALLGAYQPDPGQRFRMVRYYEVVENSLRYQRGGNIKSLERAFHTLETLCTNLLLFPWKKEFRCIKTFTGPYVYHLQAAISDGELRTLLRAIGYASDHDAQFRLREQPGGAAHLRQLAFELFLSQAECRLLGEVVALARGAASELEALELRRGCRDDAAGCAEALRRRDSLAPDMARLSVRPXGAERPHGRQLRRGGGRPSKSVDVTDGAGHWHAAASKPVLKASLSLRKETLFVDAEEDGEDEILRPCSSLFSAAPPSYGAAADFVPIQSPPPADASYHLTSLDEVDLYTERGREPRDAREAWLLKAHGGAAKCQGCGAACGAACCQRCDVTLCPACRDADPAPCCGPQEHHHAKAPRPLPLDGYIPVKEKLSVYSSAHAALHTLSHAHMAEKPLVSAKLFASKAGALTAAKGCDRLSGGGGGSRCGFCNKPGASSTCLSCSKVSCDSCVGLYSQDVCSRKSPQHSFVPNHQLHFKAGAASHLVYR; this is encoded by the exons ATGGACGCCAAGTTAAAGGAGGACCTGTTCCGAAGGTACGTGACGCTGCTGGAGAGGCGCCTggagggcggcggcggggaCCCCACGCCGGGGGGCGACCGCTGGCGGCCCCGCGATAGCGAGGCGCTGCTCTCCACGGCCACGGCGCTGCTGGGCGCCTACCAGCCCGACCCGGGCCAGCGGTTCCGGATGGTGCGCTACTACGAGGTGGTGGAGAACTCTCTGCGCTACCAGAGGGGCGGCAACATCAAGAGCCTGGAGAGGGCCTTCCACACGCTGGAGACGCTCTGCACCAACCTGCTGCTCTTCCCCTGGAAGAAGGAGTTCAGGTGCATCaag accTTCACCGGGCCGTACGTGTACCACCTGCAGGCGGCCATCTCTGACGGCGAGCTGCGCACGCTGCTGCGCGCCATCGGCTACGCCTCCGACCACGACGCCCAGTTCCGCCTGCGCGAGCAGCCGGGCGGCGCCGCCCACCTGCGGCAGCTGGCCTTCGAGCTCTTCCTGTCGCAGGCCGAGTGCCGCCTGCTGGGCGAGGTGGTGGCGTTGGCCCGCGGCGCCGCCTCGGAGCTGGAGGCCCTGGAGCTGCGGCGCGGCTGCCGGGACGACGCGGCCGGCTGCGCCGAGGCGCTGCGGCGCCGCGACAGCCTGGCGCCCGACATGGCGCGGCTGTCGGTGCGGC CGGGCGCGGAGCGGCCGCACGGGCGCCAGCtgcggcgcggcggcggccggcCCTCCAAGTCCGTGGACGTCACGGACGGCGCCGGCCACTGGCACGCCGCGGCGAGCAAGCCGGTGCTGAAGGCGTCGCTGAGCCTCCGCAAGGAGACGCTGTTCGTGGACGCCGAGGAGGACGGCGAGGACGAGATCCTGCGGCcctgctcctccctcttctccgcGGCGCCGCCCTCCTACGGCGCCGCCGCCGACTTCGTCCCGATCCAGTCGCCTCCCCCGGCGGACGCGTCCTACCACCTGACCTCGCTGGATGAGGTGGACCTGTACACGGAGCGCGGCCGAGAGCCGCGCGACGCCAGGGAGGCGTGGCTCCTGAAGGCGCACGGCGGCGCCGCCAAGTGCCAGGGCTGCGGCGCGGCGTGCGGCGCGGCGTGCTGCCAGCGGTGCGACGTGACGCTCTGCCCCGCCTGCCGCGACGCGGACCCCGCCCCCTGCTGCGGCCCGCAGGAACACCACCACGCCAAGGCGccgaggcccctccccctcgaCGGATACATCCCCGTCAAGGAGAAGCTGTCCGTCTACTCCAGCGCCCACGCCGCCCTGCACACGCTCAGCCACGCCCACATGGCGGAGAAGCCGCTCGTGTCCGCCAAGCTGTTCGCCAGCAAGGCCGGCGCTCTGACGGCGGCGAAGGGCTGCGACCGgctgagcggcggcggcggcgggtcgCGGTGCGGCTTCTGCAACAAGCCGGGGGCGTCCTCCACCTGCCTGAGCTGCTCCAAGGTGTCGTGTGACTCGTGCGTCGGCCTCTACTCACAGGACGTGTGCTCCAGGAAGAGTCCTCAGCACAGCTTCGTGCCCAACCACCAGCTGCACTTCAAGGCCGGCGCCGCGTCCCACCTGGTGTaccgctga